From the Dunckerocampus dactyliophorus isolate RoL2022-P2 chromosome 12, RoL_Ddac_1.1, whole genome shotgun sequence genome, one window contains:
- the LOC129190927 gene encoding solute carrier family 13 member 2-like, which yields MAGFLSCLWRYRNYIVIVLTPLLLLPLPLVVPTSEAKCGFVIILMALYWCTECIPLAATSLLPVILFPMMKIMESDEVCIQYLKDSNMLFIGGLLVAIAVEHWNLHKRIALQVLLLVGVKPSLLMIGFMGTTAFLSMWISNTASTAMMLPIANAVLQQLNDSEANAEERAYDLSAKDGLENQSFEMSDGNDCKELQLKGSTISMEGGVSSPGTMDQRRIKREQRYMNLTKGMSLSVCYAASIGGTATLTGTTPNVILKGQIDKLYPDNGGIINFASWFGFAFPNMILMLALAWLWLQLMFLGLNFRQSFGCGNKSAGDKEAYQVIKDEYKKLGKMSFAEASVLVIFTLLVLLWFTREPGFIPGWATVLFNQKKMYVTDGTVAVLLSSLFFCIPSKFPRWGRRSDDEGPAEAPSPLLTWDIVHEKMPWGIILLLGGGFALAHGSEISGLSKWLGESLIPLQSIPPFAISIVLCLLVAMFTECSSNTATATLFLPILGAMATAIKIHPLYVMFPCAIATSLAFMLPVATPPNAIAFSYGNLKVMDMAKAGFILNLLGVVTINIAINTWGVAMFQLNTFPSWANVTKNP from the exons GAGGCAAAATGTGGCTTTGTGATCATCTTGATGGCACTGTACTGGTGTACAGAGTGCATCCCTCTGGCTGCTACATCCCTGCTGCCAGTCATTCTGTTCCCCATGATGAAGATCATGGAGTCAGATGAG GTGTGTATCCAGTACTTAAAGGACTCCAACATGCTCTTCATTGGTGGCTTGCTGGTGGCCATCGCTGTTGAGCACTGGAACCTGCACAAAAGGATAGCCCTCCAGGTtctgcttcttgttggggtcaAACCTTCGCT CCTGATGATCGGCTTCATGGGCACCACGGCCTTCCTGTCTATGTGGATCAGTAATACAGCCTCCACGGCCATGATGCTGCCTATCGCCAACGCCGTGCTGCAGCAGCTCAATGATTCTGAAGCTAATGCCGAAGAGAGAGCTTATGACCTCAGTGCCAAGGATGGCCTGGAGAACCAGAGCTTTGAGATGAGTGATGGCAATGACTGCAAGGAACTCCAACTTAAGGGCAGCACCATCAGCATGG AGGGTGGTGTGAGTAGCCCAGGGACAATGGACCAGCGTAGAATCAAGCGAGAGCAGAGGTACATGAACCTGACCAAAGGCATGAGTCTCAGTGTGTGTTACGCTGCAAGCATCGGAGGCACAGCTACCCTCACTGGAACCACACCCAATGTCATCCTGAAAGGCCAGATTGATAA ACTATATCCAGACAATGGTGGCATAATCAATTTCGCCAGCTGGTTTGGCTTTGCATTCCCCAACATGATTCTAATGCTGGCATTGGCTTGGCTTTGGCTGCAGCTGATGTTTTTGGGCCTGAA CTTCAGACAATCATTTGGATGTGGAAATAAAAGTGCAGGTGACAAAGAGGCCTACCAGGTAATCAAAGATGAGTACAAAAAGTTGGGCAAGATGAGCTTCGCTGAGGCCAGTGTGCTGGTTATCTTCACGCTGCTGGTTCTTCTGTGGTTTACCAGGGAGCCTGGCTTCATACCAGGCTGGGCCACTGTTCtcttcaaccaaaaaaaaat GTACGTGACAGATGGCACCGTGGCCGTATTATTGTCATCACTGTTCTTCTGCATCCCCTCCAAATTTCCCAGATGGGGCAGGAGATCTGATGACG AGGGCCCCGCTGAAGCTCCATCTCCACTGCTAACTTGGGATATCGTCCACGAAAAGATGCCTTGGGGCATCATTTTGCTCCTGGGAGGAGGCTTTGCTTTGGCCCACGGCAGTGAG ATATCTGGACTATCCAAATGGTTGGGGGAAAGTCTCATACCGCTGCAGAGCATCCCCCCCTTTGCCATCTCCATTGTGTTGTGTCTGCTGGTGGCCATGTTCACCGAATGTTCCAGCAACACCGCCACCGCCACTTTGTTTCTACCAATACTCGGCGCCATG GCAACAGCCATTAAGATCCATCCACTGTATGTGATGTTCCCCTGTGCCATTGCTACCTCCCTGGCTTTCATGCTGCCTGTAGCAACACCCCCCAATGCTATTGCTTTCTCCTATGGCAACCTCAAAGTCATGGACATG GCCAAGGCTGGATTCATCCTGAACTTGCTTGGAGTCGTCACCATCAACATTGCTATTAACACGTGGGGTGTGGCCATGTTCCAGCTCAACACATTCCCCAGTTGGGCAAATGTTACTAAAAATCCTTAA